One genomic window of Fusarium fujikuroi IMI 58289 draft genome, chromosome FFUJ_chr01 includes the following:
- a CDS encoding related to putative glycosidases, with amino-acid sequence MLSRYILPAAAIFGLAAAQTTSDCNPLNETDCKPNPAFGTSYLWHFNDTPSSDHWDNHVGRVTYDEKDGASFTVAKQGDSPTLRTAFYFFFGRTELVMKAAPGIGIISSMMWLSDDLDEVDWEILGANDTHASTNYYGKGVEDFTKAGWHYVKGGMQEDYHNYTTTWTKDELKWYIDGENVRTVVAKDDMDSYPQTPMRLSIGIWAAGDPTMPEGTRQWAGGDTDYGKGPYTMHVKSVYVEDASTGKEYVYGDKTGSWESIEIVKGNSTAYEALFKEPEKTTSEKWEALPAGTKTGIYAGGIGAAAIGLGALGFYFWRQRAAGASEAKMANDKAAAENHDLMSYRAGEDTTNQGFEYSAAKYSKVPAQDAA; translated from the exons ATGCTCTCGCGATACATTCTTCCCGCGGCCGCCATCTTTGGCCTTGCGGCTGCTCAGACTACCTCGGACTGCAACCCTCTCAACGAAACAGACTGCAAACCCAACCCAGCTTTCGGAACCAGCTATCTCTGGCACTTCAACGACACGCCCTCCAGCGACCACTGGGACAACCACGTCGGACGCGTCACCTACGATGAGAAAGACGGCGCCTCCTTCACCGTCGCCAAGCAGGGCGACTCGCCTACTCTGCGCACCGCGTTCTACTTTTTCTTTGGCCGCACCGAACTTGTCATGAAGGCTGCTCCTGGTATTGGAATCATCAGCTCCATGATGTGGCTGAGCGACGATCTGGATGAGGTCGACTGGGAGATTCTGGGCGCGAATGACACCCATGCTTCGACGAACTACTACGGAAAGGGTGTTGAGGACTTTACCAAGGCGGGGTGGCACTACGTCAAGGGTGGTATGCAGGAGGATTACCACAACTATACGACGACGTGGACGAAGGATGAGTTGAAGTGGTACATTGATGGAGAGAATGTGCGAACGGTTGTTGCCAAGGATGACATGGATAGCTATCCTCAGACACCCATGAGACTGAGCATTGGAATCTGGGCTGCAGGTGATCCTACAATGCCTGAGGGAACTCGCCAATGGGCTGGTGGTG ATACCGACTACGGAAAGGGTCCTTACACCATGCACGTCAAGAGTGTCTACGTCGAAGATGCCAGCACCGGAAAGGAATACGTCTACGGCGATAAGACTGGCAGCTGGGAGAGCATTGAAATCGTCAA GGGCAACTCAACCGCCTACGAAGCCCTCTTCAAAGAACCCGAGAAGACTACCTCCGAGAAATGGGAGGCCCTCCCCGCCGGCACAAAGACAGGAATCTACGCCGGTGGCATCGGCGCCGCAGCCATCGGCCTCGGAGCTCTAGGCTTCTACTTCTGGCGCCAACGCGCCGCGGGTGCCAGCGAGGCCAAGATGGCCAACGACAAGGCCGCCGCCGAGAACCACGATCTCATGTCGTACCGTGCCGGCGAGGACACGACGAACCAGGGTTTTGAGTACAGCGCTGCCAAGTACTCAAAGGTTCCGGCTCAGGATGCTGCTTAG
- a CDS encoding related to glutathione transferase omega 1, whose amino-acid sequence MGSQPQADITLYTNHACPFAHRAHITLAELGLPVKEEIIDLSTPRTPEYLQINPRGLVPTIIYNGETITESAIVAQFLADAYPSHLLPASTDKNGPLTRARVAFFADAYSNKVQAHIGKAIYRAQTEDEVNQAVDDAVAGILKEVEPLLKNAAPFFNGSDKLTFAEVLIAPFVIRLLSFAKHGLLPVNLPSRLEKETPNFYKWAQAISKNPSVLKIYDEDLVIESSKRVRAKFASKA is encoded by the exons ATGggctctcaacctcaagcagACATCACCCTCTACACCAACCACGCGTGCCCTT TCGCGCACAGGGCACACATCACCCTCGCCGAACTTGGTCTCCCCGTCAAGGAGGAAATCATTGATCTCAGCACACCCCGAACCCCAGAGTATCTGCAGATCAACCCCCGCGGCCTCGTCCCAACCATCATCTACAACGGCGAGACCATCACCGAGTCCGCCATCGTAGCTCAATTCCTCGCGGATGCGTATCCCAGCCATCTCCTCCCCGCGTCAACGGACAAGAACGGCCCGTTGACCAGAGCGAGGGTGGCTTTCTTCGCTGATGCGTACTCGAACAAGGTCCAGGCGCATATCGGCAAGGCTATTTACAGGGCTCAGACGGAGGACGAGGTTAACCAGGCTGTGGACGATGCCGTTGCTGGTATCCTCAAGGAGGTTGAgcctcttctcaagaacgcGGCGCCTTTCTTCAACGGGAGCGATAAGCTCACCTTTGCAGAG GTCCTTATAGCTCCATTCGTCATTCGACTGCTGTCGTTCGCCAAGCACGGCCTCCTACCAGTCAATCTCCCCTCCCGCCTCGAGAAAGAGACCCCCAACTTCTACAAGTGGGCGCAGGCCATTAGCAAGAACCCCAGCGTTCTAAAGATCTACGACGAGGACCTGGTCATCGAGTCAAGTAAGAGAGTGAGAGCCAAGTTTGCCAGCAAGGCCTAA